The proteins below come from a single Synechococcus sp. WH 8101 genomic window:
- a CDS encoding phytanoyl-CoA dioxygenase family protein produces the protein MPAAAWIDRQGVMREFCAANKVERIRSLIQQPSASESSLEASVRGYGQHWDFRENLWKDHPELERWLLEEEPAQLAADLLCSDRVWLLRDQTYCKRPGSELTPWHQDALFIPVEGCEFLTIWIPLSSIRSQADAPLEYWRAPHPCCELLDGGSSSSSHRKNRRTWTADGRDHTTTLGLKPGDCSYHDGWTLHGSDCHEAATERLAIVAVYGCGEGVLRLAPAMSLAPQSLRGQSHLLREGLHRSCFPGLREGDPVPSHHNPWIRCSPRKELT, from the coding sequence GTGCCTGCTGCAGCCTGGATCGATCGCCAGGGGGTGATGCGCGAATTCTGCGCAGCCAACAAAGTGGAGCGGATCCGCTCCCTGATTCAGCAGCCATCAGCTTCAGAGAGCTCACTCGAAGCAAGCGTGCGGGGCTACGGCCAGCACTGGGACTTTCGCGAAAATCTCTGGAAAGATCACCCGGAACTGGAGCGCTGGCTGCTCGAGGAAGAACCAGCGCAACTGGCCGCCGATCTTCTCTGCAGCGATCGGGTGTGGCTCCTGCGCGATCAGACCTACTGCAAGCGACCCGGCAGTGAACTGACCCCCTGGCACCAGGATGCCCTGTTCATTCCGGTGGAAGGCTGCGAGTTCCTCACAATCTGGATCCCCCTCAGTTCGATCCGATCCCAGGCCGACGCACCATTGGAATACTGGCGCGCGCCCCATCCCTGCTGTGAGCTGCTGGATGGGGGCAGCAGCAGCAGCAGCCACAGAAAAAATCGACGCACCTGGACCGCCGATGGGCGTGACCACACGACGACGCTGGGCCTGAAGCCCGGGGATTGCAGCTACCACGACGGCTGGACCCTGCATGGCAGCGATTGCCACGAGGCCGCCACTGAACGGCTGGCGATTGTGGCCGTGTATGGCTGCGGAGAAGGAGTGCTGCGACTGGCCCCGGCCATGAGCCTGGCTCCGCAGAGTCTGCGCGGCCAATCCCACCTCCTGCGCGAGGGCCTTCATCGTTCCTGCTTCCCTGGCTTGCGGGAGGGTGACCCCGTGCCGAGCCATCACAATCCCTGGATTCGCTGCAGCCCTCGAAAAGAACTCACCTAA
- a CDS encoding Nif11-like leader peptide family RiPP precursor has product MASQDLEAFLNSIDSNPDLQDQLSSLDLQGVLSLARDKGFQVRAADLLRAQAEQILAMSDDDLDLLVEGGIDDLFGMNDFQAYLDRT; this is encoded by the coding sequence ATGGCCAGCCAAGATCTCGAGGCTTTTCTCAACAGCATCGACAGCAACCCGGACCTGCAGGACCAGCTCAGCAGCCTCGACCTCCAAGGGGTGCTGAGCCTGGCCAGGGACAAGGGATTTCAGGTGAGGGCGGCCGATCTGCTTCGCGCCCAGGCGGAGCAGATCCTGGCGATGAGCGACGACGACCTCGATCTACTGGTGGAGGGCGGCATCGACGACCTCTTCGGCATGAACGACTTCCAGGCTTATTTGGATCGCACCTGA
- the hisS gene encoding histidine--tRNA ligase, whose amino-acid sequence MTQLQSLRGMVDLLPEQTRRWQAVEAVVRAQMQRWCCEEIRTPLLEVTELFARGIGEGTDVVGKEMYSFIDRGDRSCTLRPEGTASVVRAALQNGLLAQGVQRLWYGGPMFRYERPQAGRQRQFHQIGVEWLGVSTAASDAEVIALAWDLLAELGVTGLALEVNSLGTPEDRKLYRSRLVAWLEERSHALDSDAQQRLQTNPLRILDSKHPQTRALLQDAPTLEQSLAPSSRARFDAVLEALQDLAIPVQPNPHLVRGLDYYGHTAFEITSNQLGAQATVCGGGRYDGLVQQLGGPPTPAIGWALGMERLLLVLEAAAQVDPAGRAAQLVRVQGPVAYVVHRGEAAARQALLLSRGLRQRGVAVEQDASGSAFAKQFKRADRSGADWALVLGDAEVERGVVKLKPLQADVGEMAQEELPVADLDRLALCLGH is encoded by the coding sequence ATGACGCAACTGCAAAGCCTGCGCGGCATGGTGGATCTGCTCCCGGAGCAGACCCGGCGCTGGCAGGCGGTGGAGGCTGTAGTTCGGGCTCAGATGCAGCGGTGGTGCTGTGAAGAGATTCGAACGCCCCTCCTCGAAGTCACCGAATTGTTTGCCCGCGGCATCGGCGAGGGCACCGATGTGGTGGGCAAGGAGATGTATTCCTTCATCGATCGGGGTGATCGCTCCTGCACGCTTCGGCCGGAGGGAACGGCCTCCGTTGTGCGCGCGGCCCTGCAGAACGGCCTCCTCGCCCAGGGGGTGCAACGCCTGTGGTACGGCGGCCCGATGTTCCGCTACGAGCGTCCCCAGGCTGGCCGACAACGCCAGTTTCACCAGATCGGGGTCGAATGGCTCGGCGTCTCCACAGCCGCCAGCGATGCCGAGGTGATCGCCCTTGCCTGGGATCTCCTCGCGGAACTGGGCGTGACGGGTCTGGCCCTGGAGGTCAACAGCCTGGGCACTCCGGAAGACCGGAAGCTTTATCGCAGCAGGCTGGTGGCCTGGCTGGAGGAGCGAAGCCACGCCCTCGATTCCGACGCTCAGCAGCGGTTGCAGACCAATCCCTTACGCATTCTCGACAGCAAACACCCCCAGACCAGGGCGTTGCTGCAGGACGCTCCCACCCTCGAGCAGAGCCTTGCTCCGTCCAGCCGGGCTCGCTTTGATGCCGTGCTCGAGGCGTTGCAGGATCTGGCGATTCCTGTGCAGCCCAACCCCCATCTGGTGCGTGGTCTGGACTACTACGGTCACACCGCCTTTGAAATCACCAGCAACCAGCTGGGTGCCCAGGCCACCGTGTGTGGAGGCGGTCGTTACGACGGCTTGGTGCAGCAGTTGGGTGGCCCGCCGACACCGGCCATCGGCTGGGCCCTCGGCATGGAGCGCCTTTTGTTGGTGCTCGAGGCGGCGGCCCAGGTTGATCCAGCTGGCCGAGCTGCTCAATTGGTGCGTGTCCAGGGGCCAGTGGCTTACGTGGTGCATCGCGGCGAGGCGGCGGCTCGCCAAGCTCTGCTGCTTTCTCGCGGTTTGCGTCAGCGCGGTGTGGCCGTGGAGCAGGATGCCTCCGGATCGGCGTTTGCCAAGCAGTTCAAACGGGCTGATCGCAGCGGCGCTGACTGGGCGCTCGTGTTGGGTGATGCCGAAGTGGAACGGGGCGTTGTGAAGCTCAAGCCCCTCCAGGCTGATGTCGGCGAGATGGCCCAGGAGGAGCTGCCGGTGGCCGATCTCGATCGACTCGCCCTTTGCCTTGGCCATTGA
- a CDS encoding glycosyltransferase family A protein has translation MQKAQKPPSDLHRAAIGPKGAAAVTPYHREPLEWLARCHRSCVEQRGGWALRHVMVADGHPRDEVDAWEVEHIRLPRAHADNGNTPRCLGAISAINQGYWPILFLDADNWYQPWHLDSVVALRHRHPVADVLAMGRQCVLPDGTPIPGLPDEDLEHRHVDTSCYVFYPSAFRALPLWGMMPPALGPVCDRFMLGSLHELGLVIAGTHHPSVVFTTHYSWGYQALGQPVPGDVHDVDWKRVNAGFDPVEVFRRTGLSVQLTRPSVGAPLQASSQGSSVSGPPLDAAMTKPTMMTPRPTA, from the coding sequence ATGCAGAAAGCTCAGAAGCCTCCCTCAGACCTGCACCGCGCCGCGATCGGGCCCAAGGGAGCGGCGGCGGTGACGCCTTATCACCGCGAACCGCTCGAGTGGCTGGCGCGTTGTCATCGCAGCTGTGTGGAGCAGCGGGGTGGCTGGGCTCTGCGTCACGTGATGGTGGCTGACGGGCATCCGCGCGATGAGGTGGATGCCTGGGAAGTGGAGCACATTCGCTTGCCCCGGGCCCATGCCGACAACGGCAACACCCCACGCTGCCTCGGTGCGATTTCCGCGATCAATCAGGGCTACTGGCCGATCCTGTTTCTCGATGCCGACAACTGGTATCAGCCCTGGCATCTCGACAGCGTGGTCGCCTTGCGTCACCGCCATCCTGTTGCTGATGTGCTGGCGATGGGTCGTCAGTGCGTGCTCCCCGACGGCACTCCCATCCCCGGCCTGCCCGACGAGGATCTCGAGCATCGCCATGTCGACACGTCCTGCTACGTGTTCTATCCCTCCGCTTTTCGTGCCCTTCCCCTGTGGGGGATGATGCCTCCGGCTCTCGGCCCTGTGTGCGACCGTTTCATGTTGGGATCACTTCACGAGCTCGGCCTCGTGATCGCCGGCACCCATCACCCAAGTGTCGTGTTCACCACCCACTACAGCTGGGGCTATCAGGCTCTGGGTCAGCCTGTTCCCGGCGACGTGCATGACGTTGACTGGAAGCGGGTGAATGCCGGCTTTGATCCGGTCGAAGTGTTTCGCCGCACCGGCCTCTCCGTTCAGCTCACGCGGCCGTCGGTCGGTGCGCCTCTGCAGGCGTCCTCCCAGGGATCAAGCGTCAGTGGTCCTCCCCTGGATGCCGCCATGACAAAGCCAACAATGATGACCCCGCGCCCCACGGCATGA
- a CDS encoding nucleotide sugar dehydrogenase, whose translation MTPPLIRTICCIGAGYVGGPTMAVIADRCPAVQVTVVDINQARIDAWNAEDLSKLPVYEPGLDAVVARARGRNLHFSTAVEEQIAAADMVFISVNTPTKTKGLGAGQASDLRWVEACARSVAKAATGHTIVVEKSTLPVRTAEAVQSILAAADPNGGARSFSVLSNPEFLAEGTAIRDLEAPDRVLIGGEDPAAIEALAAIYASWVPDERILRTNLWSSELSKLTANAFLAQRISSINSIAAFCEATGADVREVARAIGTDSRIGPKFLQAGPGFGGSCFQKDILNLVYLCRHFGLPEVADYWESVVQLNTWHQHRIAKLVVQKLFGTVTGKRLAILGFAFKADTNDTREAPAIRICRDLLEEGAQLAIHDPKVEPDQIERDLRLPASEAPDAEAGPTRAALSGEGTWWSSAAVEDALAGADAVLILTEWQHYRSLDWAALAPLMRQPAWVFDARSVVDPAAVAAAGLKFWRIGEGQA comes from the coding sequence ATGACACCTCCTTTGATCCGCACCATCTGCTGCATCGGCGCCGGCTATGTGGGCGGTCCGACGATGGCGGTGATCGCCGATCGCTGCCCGGCTGTGCAGGTGACGGTGGTGGACATCAACCAGGCCCGCATCGATGCCTGGAACGCCGAGGATCTCAGCAAGCTGCCGGTGTATGAGCCGGGGTTGGATGCGGTGGTGGCCCGGGCCCGCGGTCGCAATCTCCACTTCTCCACCGCCGTGGAAGAGCAGATCGCCGCAGCCGACATGGTGTTCATCTCCGTGAACACCCCCACCAAAACGAAGGGGCTCGGGGCCGGTCAGGCCAGTGACCTGCGTTGGGTCGAGGCCTGCGCCCGCAGCGTCGCCAAAGCCGCCACTGGTCACACAATCGTGGTGGAGAAAAGCACCCTGCCGGTGCGCACCGCCGAGGCGGTCCAGTCGATCCTTGCTGCTGCCGACCCCAACGGCGGCGCGCGTAGTTTCTCTGTGCTTTCCAATCCGGAGTTTCTGGCGGAGGGCACCGCCATTCGCGATCTGGAGGCGCCCGATCGGGTGTTGATCGGCGGTGAGGATCCTGCTGCGATCGAAGCCCTCGCCGCCATCTACGCCAGCTGGGTGCCCGATGAGCGGATTCTGCGCACCAATCTCTGGAGCAGTGAGCTGTCCAAGCTCACCGCCAACGCCTTTCTGGCGCAGCGGATCAGCTCGATCAACAGCATTGCCGCCTTCTGTGAAGCCACCGGCGCCGATGTGCGGGAAGTGGCGCGGGCGATCGGTACCGACAGTCGCATTGGCCCGAAGTTTCTCCAGGCGGGGCCGGGGTTCGGCGGCAGCTGTTTCCAGAAAGACATTCTCAATCTGGTGTATCTCTGCCGCCATTTCGGTCTGCCCGAGGTGGCCGACTACTGGGAGTCGGTGGTGCAGCTCAACACCTGGCATCAGCACCGCATCGCCAAGCTGGTGGTGCAGAAGCTGTTCGGCACCGTGACCGGTAAACGGCTGGCGATCCTGGGGTTCGCCTTCAAGGCCGACACCAACGACACCCGCGAGGCGCCGGCGATCCGCATCTGCCGTGATCTGCTCGAGGAGGGGGCCCAGCTGGCGATCCATGACCCGAAGGTGGAACCGGATCAGATTGAGCGCGACCTGCGTTTGCCTGCCAGTGAGGCACCCGATGCGGAGGCGGGCCCCACCCGGGCGGCCCTGAGCGGTGAGGGAACCTGGTGGAGCAGTGCTGCGGTGGAGGATGCCTTGGCGGGCGCCGATGCGGTGTTGATTCTCACCGAATGGCAGCACTACCGCTCACTCGATTGGGCGGCCCTGGCACCGCTGATGCGTCAGCCCGCCTGGGTTTTTGATGCCCGCTCGGTGGTGGATCCGGCGGCAGTGGCCGCGGCGGGTCTGAAGTTCTGGCGCATCGGCGAGGGCCAGGCATGA
- a CDS encoding NAD-dependent epimerase, producing MSHERSRPVLVTGAAGFIGAALCQRLLERGDRVIGIDNLNSYYDPALKRARLAQLEAVAAAPGAGSWRFVPIALEDADALMALFASERPAVVVNLAAQAGVRYSLENPAAYIQSNLVGFGHILEGCRHHEVENLVYASSSSVYGGNRNLPFHEQQPVNHPVSLYAASKKANELMAHTYSHLYGLPATGLRFFTVYGPWGRPDMAPMLFAKAILAGEPIKVFNHGRMQRDFTYIDDIVEGVLRCCDKPATANPSFDPLAPDPATAAAPHRVFNIGNSEPIELLRFIEVMEQAFGREAIKDFQPMQPGDVVATAADTTALEAWVGFRPSTPIAEGVQRFAEWYRSFYSPLQS from the coding sequence ATGAGTCATGAGCGTTCCAGGCCGGTGCTGGTCACCGGTGCGGCCGGCTTCATCGGCGCGGCCCTGTGTCAGCGCCTGCTGGAGCGCGGTGATCGGGTGATCGGCATCGACAATCTCAACAGCTACTACGACCCGGCCCTCAAGCGGGCCCGTCTGGCTCAATTGGAGGCCGTGGCAGCAGCACCTGGCGCCGGCAGCTGGCGTTTTGTGCCGATCGCTCTTGAGGATGCCGACGCCCTGATGGCGCTGTTCGCTTCGGAGCGTCCGGCTGTGGTCGTCAATCTCGCCGCCCAGGCCGGGGTGCGGTATTCGCTCGAGAATCCTGCCGCCTACATCCAGAGCAATCTGGTGGGCTTCGGGCACATCCTTGAGGGCTGCCGCCACCACGAGGTGGAGAACCTGGTGTATGCCTCCAGCAGTTCCGTGTATGGCGGCAACCGGAACCTGCCCTTCCACGAGCAGCAACCGGTGAATCACCCGGTGAGCCTTTATGCCGCCAGCAAGAAGGCCAATGAGTTGATGGCCCACACCTACAGCCACCTCTACGGTCTGCCGGCCACCGGTCTGCGCTTTTTCACGGTCTATGGCCCCTGGGGCCGCCCCGACATGGCACCGATGTTGTTTGCCAAGGCCATCCTGGCCGGTGAGCCGATCAAGGTGTTCAACCACGGCCGCATGCAGCGGGACTTCACCTACATCGACGACATCGTGGAAGGGGTGTTGCGCTGCTGCGACAAGCCCGCCACCGCCAATCCCAGCTTCGATCCGCTCGCTCCCGATCCCGCCACGGCGGCAGCGCCCCATCGGGTGTTCAATATCGGCAACAGCGAGCCGATTGAGCTGCTGCGCTTCATCGAAGTGATGGAGCAGGCCTTCGGCCGGGAGGCGATCAAAGACTTCCAGCCGATGCAGCCCGGTGATGTGGTCGCCACCGCCGCCGACACAACGGCCCTGGAGGCTTGGGTGGGGTTCCGCCCTTCCACGCCGATTGCCGAGGGAGTGCAGCGCTTCGCTGAGTGGTATCGGAGCTTTTACAGCCCCCTTCAGTCGTAG
- a CDS encoding photosystem II reaction center protein J, which produces MSGKKSNLPDGRIPDRLPDGRPAVAWRSRWTEGALPLWLVATAGGMAVIFVVGLFFYGSYTGVGSA; this is translated from the coding sequence ATGAGCGGCAAGAAATCCAACCTGCCTGACGGTCGCATCCCCGATCGCCTCCCCGACGGTCGCCCTGCGGTGGCCTGGCGCTCCCGCTGGACTGAAGGTGCCCTTCCCCTCTGGCTCGTGGCCACTGCCGGCGGCATGGCCGTGATCTTCGTGGTGGGACTGTTCTTCTACGGCTCCTACACCGGCGTCGGTTCCGCCTGA
- a CDS encoding photosystem II reaction center protein L, producing MQRNPNPNNLPVELNRTSLYLGLLLVFTTGILFSSYFFN from the coding sequence ATGCAGCGCAACCCGAATCCGAACAACCTGCCGGTGGAACTGAACCGCACCAGCCTTTATCTGGGGCTGCTGCTGGTGTTCACCACCGGGATCCTGTTCTCCAGCTATTTCTTCAACTGA
- the psbF gene encoding cytochrome b559 subunit beta: MTQSSATSTPRNYPIFTVRWLAVHTLGIPTVFFLGALAAMQFIRR; the protein is encoded by the coding sequence ATGACCCAATCCTCCGCCACATCCACGCCGCGCAACTACCCGATTTTCACGGTGCGCTGGCTCGCTGTGCACACCCTGGGCATTCCCACGGTGTTCTTCCTCGGTGCTTTGGCTGCGATGCAGTTCATCCGCCGCTGA
- the psbE gene encoding cytochrome b559 subunit alpha has translation MAAGSTGERPFFEIITSIRYWVIHAVTLPAIFLAGFLFVSTGLAYDAFGTPRPDAYFQASESKAPVVSQRYEGKSQLDLRLQ, from the coding sequence ATGGCCGCCGGCTCCACCGGGGAACGCCCGTTTTTTGAGATCATCACCAGCATCCGTTACTGGGTGATCCACGCCGTGACCCTGCCCGCGATTTTCCTCGCCGGGTTCCTGTTCGTGTCCACTGGCCTCGCCTACGACGCCTTCGGCACACCCCGCCCCGACGCCTATTTCCAGGCCTCGGAAAGCAAGGCTCCCGTTGTGAGCCAACGCTATGAAGGCAAGTCCCAGCTCGACCTGCGCCTGCAATAA
- a CDS encoding photosynthesis system II assembly factor Ycf48 gives MKRLLHPLFHLLLVACLGLGLGGCVSTRLAAAETSPWQAIDLQTKANPLDVAFTDANHGFLVGSNRMILETNDGGSSWSERSLDLPEEENFRLISIDFDGKDGWIAGQPGLLMHSTDGGNNWTRLFLDTKLPGEPYLITALGPNSAELATNVGAVYRTRDGGGSWEAEVSDAAGAVRDLRRSDDGRYVSVSSLGNFYASWDPGQEVWQVHQRVSSQRLQSIGYQPDGNLWMLARGAQIRFNTERGNNESWSKPIIPITNGYGYMDLAWTPDGAIWAGGGNGTLLVSRDGGESWQRDPVGAEQPTNFTRFEESDGKTFLLGERGVLLRWQG, from the coding sequence ATGAAGCGCCTGCTCCATCCCCTGTTCCACCTGCTGCTCGTGGCCTGCCTCGGCCTCGGCCTCGGCGGCTGCGTTTCCACCCGCCTGGCGGCGGCGGAAACCAGTCCCTGGCAGGCGATTGACCTGCAAACCAAAGCCAATCCTCTCGATGTGGCCTTCACCGATGCCAATCACGGCTTCCTGGTGGGCAGCAATCGGATGATTCTGGAAACCAACGATGGCGGCAGCAGCTGGAGTGAGCGCAGCCTGGACCTGCCAGAAGAAGAGAACTTCCGTTTGATCAGCATCGACTTCGATGGGAAAGACGGCTGGATCGCCGGCCAGCCCGGGCTGCTGATGCACAGCACCGACGGCGGCAACAACTGGACCCGTCTGTTCCTCGACACCAAGCTGCCTGGTGAGCCCTATCTGATCACGGCCCTCGGCCCCAACAGCGCCGAGCTGGCCACCAACGTGGGGGCTGTGTATCGCACCCGCGATGGCGGCGGCAGCTGGGAAGCGGAAGTGAGCGATGCCGCCGGCGCCGTGCGTGATCTGCGCCGCAGTGATGACGGTCGCTACGTGAGCGTGAGCAGCCTGGGCAACTTCTATGCCAGCTGGGATCCCGGCCAGGAGGTATGGCAAGTGCACCAACGGGTAAGCAGCCAGCGCCTTCAGAGCATCGGCTATCAGCCCGACGGCAATCTCTGGATGCTGGCGCGCGGCGCCCAGATCCGTTTCAACACCGAGCGCGGCAACAACGAAAGTTGGAGCAAACCGATCATTCCGATCACCAATGGCTACGGCTACATGGATCTGGCCTGGACCCCCGACGGTGCCATCTGGGCCGGTGGCGGCAACGGCACCCTGCTGGTGAGCCGCGATGGCGGCGAGAGCTGGCAACGGGATCCCGTGGGCGCTGAACAGCCGACCAATTTCACCCGATTCGAAGAAAGCGACGGCAAGACCTTCCTGCTCGGCGAACGGGGTGTGCTATTGCGCTGGCAGGGCTAA
- a CDS encoding rubredoxin — MSDETPAQDPSAPVPEQPTEAPEQDNVSSDPRTHRFECRSCGYVYDPDEGVKKLGITAGTAFEDLDAISFRCPVCRSKVGAFRDIGPRTKASGFEENLNYGLGVNRLTPGQKNVLIFGSLALAFAFFLSLYSLR, encoded by the coding sequence GTGAGCGACGAGACCCCAGCGCAGGATCCGAGCGCTCCCGTGCCGGAGCAGCCAACCGAAGCTCCCGAACAGGACAACGTCAGCAGCGATCCCCGCACCCACCGCTTCGAATGTCGGAGCTGCGGCTATGTGTATGACCCCGATGAGGGGGTGAAGAAGCTGGGAATCACCGCCGGCACCGCCTTCGAGGATCTCGACGCGATCAGCTTCCGCTGCCCGGTGTGTCGCAGCAAGGTGGGGGCCTTCCGCGACATCGGTCCGCGCACCAAGGCCAGTGGATTCGAAGAAAACCTCAACTACGGCCTCGGGGTGAACCGGCTCACGCCCGGCCAGAAGAATGTGTTGATCTTCGGCAGCCTCGCCCTCGCCTTCGCCTTTTTCCTCTCCTTGTACTCCCTCCGCTGA
- a CDS encoding NAD(P)H-quinone oxidoreductase subunit 3 — protein sequence MFALPGYDAFLGFLLIAAAVPVLALVTNKLLAPRSQQGERELTYESGMEPIGGAWIQFNIRYYMFALVFVIFDVETVFLYPWAVAFHRLGLLAFIEALIFIAILVVALAYAWRKGALEWS from the coding sequence ATGTTCGCGCTGCCGGGTTATGACGCCTTTCTCGGGTTTTTGCTGATCGCGGCAGCGGTTCCGGTGCTGGCGTTGGTGACCAACAAGCTGTTGGCACCGCGTAGTCAGCAGGGGGAGCGCGAGCTCACCTATGAGTCCGGCATGGAGCCGATCGGTGGCGCCTGGATTCAGTTCAACATCCGTTACTACATGTTCGCGTTGGTCTTCGTGATCTTCGACGTGGAAACGGTGTTCCTCTATCCCTGGGCGGTGGCGTTCCACCGGCTGGGTCTGCTGGCTTTCATCGAAGCCTTGATCTTCATCGCCATCCTTGTGGTGGCGCTGGCCTACGCCTGGCGCAAAGGCGCCCTCGAGTGGAGCTGA
- the nuoB gene encoding NADH-quinone oxidoreductase subunit NuoB, with product MPDPTTSSLPTTPSIDAVRDLRAASCGPVAGAAEGAPAVTSDLSENVILTSLDDLHNWARLSSLWPLLYGTACCFIEFAALIGSRFDFDRFGLVPRSSPRQADLLIVAGTVTMKMAPALVRLYEQMPEPKYVIAMGACTITGGMFSADSTTAVRGVDKLIPVDLYLPGCPPRPEAIFDAVIKLRKKVANESVADRRQLQQTHRYCTVQHSMQRIDPVVTGAYLRAETQLAALKPGVGLAMPAVPNTEPSETATAPAELS from the coding sequence ATGCCTGACCCAACCACTTCTTCGCTCCCCACCACGCCATCCATCGATGCCGTACGCGACCTGCGGGCTGCCAGCTGTGGACCCGTCGCCGGTGCTGCCGAGGGAGCGCCGGCAGTCACGAGCGATCTGAGTGAGAACGTGATCCTCACCAGCCTTGATGACCTCCACAACTGGGCCCGCCTCAGCAGCCTCTGGCCCCTGCTTTACGGCACCGCCTGTTGCTTTATCGAGTTTGCGGCCCTCATCGGCTCCCGCTTTGATTTCGACCGATTTGGTCTGGTGCCTCGTAGTTCACCACGCCAGGCTGACCTTTTGATCGTGGCCGGCACCGTCACCATGAAGATGGCGCCGGCACTGGTGCGGCTCTATGAGCAGATGCCGGAACCCAAGTATGTGATTGCCATGGGGGCCTGCACGATCACCGGTGGCATGTTCAGCGCCGACTCCACCACAGCAGTGCGCGGGGTCGACAAGCTGATCCCCGTCGATCTCTATCTCCCCGGCTGCCCGCCCCGCCCGGAGGCGATCTTCGATGCGGTGATCAAACTGCGCAAGAAAGTGGCCAACGAATCGGTGGCGGATCGCCGTCAACTGCAGCAGACCCACCGCTATTGCACGGTGCAGCACAGCATGCAGCGAATCGACCCCGTCGTGACCGGTGCCTATCTGCGGGCCGAAACCCAGCTGGCGGCCCTCAAGCCTGGGGTCGGTCTGGCGATGCCAGCCGTGCCCAACACCGAACCTTCCGAGACCGCCACCGCACCCGCCGAATTGTCATGA
- a CDS encoding NAD(P)H-quinone oxidoreductase subunit J, whose product MSATPDNKPASEAAAETTVPAAPEPGPVSQWLSQQGFDHDLLPADHIGTETIGVEAMFLPVIAAALKSHGFDYLQCQGGYDEGPGERLVCFYHLVAMADVVEGRCDAVREVRLKVFLSREGQPSVPSLYGLFRGADWQERETFDMFGIQFEGHPHPKRLLMPEDWKGWPLRKDYVQPDFYEMQDAY is encoded by the coding sequence ATGAGCGCGACTCCCGACAACAAGCCCGCAAGCGAAGCAGCGGCAGAAACCACCGTTCCAGCAGCACCTGAGCCTGGCCCTGTCAGTCAGTGGCTCAGTCAGCAGGGATTTGACCATGATCTGCTGCCTGCCGATCACATCGGCACGGAAACCATCGGTGTTGAGGCGATGTTCCTGCCGGTGATCGCCGCCGCACTCAAGAGCCACGGGTTTGATTACCTCCAATGCCAGGGCGGCTACGACGAGGGCCCCGGCGAGCGGTTGGTCTGCTTCTACCACCTGGTGGCGATGGCGGATGTGGTGGAGGGGCGCTGCGATGCCGTGCGTGAAGTGCGCCTCAAGGTATTTCTGTCCCGCGAAGGTCAGCCCAGCGTGCCCAGTCTTTATGGCCTCTTCCGTGGAGCGGATTGGCAGGAGCGGGAAACCTTCGACATGTTCGGCATTCAGTTCGAAGGCCATCCCCATCCCAAGCGTCTGCTGATGCCGGAAGACTGGAAGGGCTGGCCGCTGCGCAAAGACTATGTGCAGCCCGATTTCTATGAAATGCAGGACGCTTATTGA